Below is a window of Leisingera sp. S132 DNA.
CAGCTGCGGCAGGCAGTCCGGGCGGGCACCGCCGCTGCCGCTGCGCTCATGCGCCAGCAGGATCTGCAGCCGTTCCTTGGCGGTGCTGGCCGAGGCCTTGCGGGGGCGGAGGGAAAATCCGAACATCGCTTACACCGCCCGCCGGAACAGCCGCTGCAGCAAGCCGCGGCGCGGGTCGGCGGCAATCCGCATTTCGATCTGCTCACCGATCAAACGGCCCACCGCGTCCTCATAGGCGGCAGCAGCTGCGGACGGGTCATCCAGCACCACCGGCACGCCGAGATTGGAGGCGCGCAGTACCGCCTTGCTCTCAGGGATGATCCCCAAGAGCGGCACCGCCAGCACCTCCAGCACGTCCTCCACCGTCATCATTTCGCCACTGTCGACGCGGGCCTTGTCATGGCGGGTGATCAGCACCTGCGCCTTCACCGGCTCTGCGCCGGTCTTGCCGGCCCGGTCGGTGATGCTGTTCAAGAGCCCCAGCACCCGGTCGCTGTCGCGCACCGAGGACACCTCGGGGTTGGTGACCACGATGGCCTCATCGGCGAAATGCATCGCCATCTGGGCGCCGCGCTCGATCCCTGCCGGGCTGTCGCAGATGATGTAGTCGAACTCTTTGCGCAGTTCATCCAGCACCTTTTCGACCCCCGCCTTGGTCAGTGCGTCCTTGTCGCGGGTCTGCGAGGTCGGCAGCACCGCCAGGTTCTCCAGCCGCCGGTCGCGGATCAGCGCCTGCTTCAGCTTGGCATCGCCCTGAATCACGTTGATGAAGTCAAAGACCACCCGGCGCTCGCATCCCATGATCATGTCCAGGTTGCGCAATCCGACGTCGAAATCGATCACCACCGTCTTGTGCCCGCGCCGCGCCAGCTCAGCGCCCACCGCCGCCGAAGTTGTGGTCTTGCCCACGCCGCCCTTGCCCGAGGTGACAACGATCACCCGGCCCATCGGTTCTTCCAAAGTCAGGTCCTTGCTCATTAAAGTGCCTCCACACACAGCCGGCCGTCGCGCAGGAATACCTGTGCTGCGCGGTTCAAAAGCTCCGGCTCCAAATTCTCGTTTGTCCGGTATAAGCCCGCCACCGCCAGCAGCTCCGCATCCAGCCGCTGGCAGAAGATGCGGGCGCTCTCGTCGCCCTCGGCGCCGGCCATGGCACGGCCGCGCAGCAGGCCGTAGACATGGATGTTGCCGCGCGCGATCAGCTCCGCGCCGGAGCTGACAGGCCCGACCACCACCAGGTCGCCGCCCTCCGCCACCACGGTCTGGCCGGAGCGCACCGGCCGGGTGATCACAACGTTCTGGGGCGGGCGCAATTTCTTGGGGATTTCCCGGCGGGTACCGGGGCCGGTGTTCAGCGGCGCGTCCTTGCCGCTCGCCAGCGTGATCAGCCCGGCGTCCTCTGCTGCCGCGGCCTGCGCGGGGGTGGCGTTCTGCACCCCGAAGACCGCCAGATCGCGGCTGCGCAGGCTGTCGGCCAGCGCCCGGATCTCGGCAGGGCGGCTCAGCCCCGGGGCCTGCGCCAGGTCCAGGATCAGCGGCGCGCCGTCAAAGAAATGCGGGCTCCAGCGCAGCTGCGCGTCCAGCGCGGCATAGAACGCCTGGTCCAGCGGCCCGTCTTCGGGGCGCAAGGCGACAGCGGTGAAATACCGCCCGCGGATCTGGAACGGCTTCACGCTTGCGGCAGGCGCTCTGCCACGCGGTTTGATGTCTTGATGCGGCACGCTCACGCGATGCTCCTGCTCGGAAATGGCGGCCTTGTTTTGCCGCGGCTTTTTCTCTTGGGTAGCGTCAGGCGGGCAGGCCGTTCAACCGCAGCCGGTCAGGGTCGGCGGACATGCGCCTGCCGCCGTGCCTGGTGGCGGATTTCCGCAGATGATCTGCCGGGGGTTGCGCAGAAAACGGTTGCCGTCCTGGCGGTGGCGCGGCGCCTAGAGCGCCAGGGGCGCAGACCGGCCGGAGGTTTCCAGCTCCCAGGCGGCTGACCAGCTTTCACCGTTGCGCTCCAGAACCAGATAGTTCCGCTCGGCGGCATAGCGCCCGGTCTGGCCGGGGATCCTGCGGATGCGGATGGGGTGGCCGGGCAGAGGCGCGTCGCCCAGCCGCGACAGCATCCCCAGCACCCTGGCCCAGGCCCGCGGCGGCGCCCGGTGGGAAATGCCCGAGGCCACCAGCTGGTGCAGCAGCTTGCCGCCGCCAAGCGTCATCTCGCCGCGCGTGGCCAGGTGGATCTCGCCGGAAAGGGCTGTCACCTGCTGGCCGTCCTGCGCCGCCATGTCCCGTACCAGCCGCAGCATCCGCCGCCAGGAGGCCCGGTGCGCCCGGCTCTGCCATTGATCGCGCAGGTCGTCCTCGTATTTCTGCATCCGGGGGGTCAGCACCATCAGCAGCTCCAGCAGCGACAGCCGCGGCCCCAGCAGCGGCACGCTCGACAGGATCAGGCTGCGCCCGGCAAAGCTCTGTTTTGCCGCTGCCTTCATCATCCGCCAGCCGCCCCGCGCCATCACCCGGCGCCGGCTGCGTTCAGAGCGCAGGTCGGGGGCCAGCAGCCGCAGACCCGGCGCTTCGATGCGCCAGCCCAGGTGGCTGCCTGCGGGATCGGCAAAACGGCCAGGCAGGTCCCCATCGCAGCAGCCGTGCTGAAACAGCAGCGCCGCCTCCCGCGCAGCGGCAAACAGTGTCTGTCCGACCAGGGAATAGGTGCGCGAACGGCGCAGGGATCCCCAGCCGTCGCAGATGTCGTGGTCGTCCCATTGCATCAGCGACGGCACCCGGGCGGCGATCCAGGCAAATTCCGGCGCGGCATAAACCGCCAGATAACGCTGCAGGAACCCCTCCCGCAGGTGGCGGCGCAGATCGTCCAGCTCTTCGGGTGCAGGATCGCGGGGGAGGCGGTCCGGCCAGTCTTCGCTCAGGGGGTGGCCGTGTGTCACCTCATCCGCATAGACCTGATCACCGCCATGCAGCAGCAGCGAGAAGGGCTGTTCCGCGTGTTCCGCACCCATCCGCGCCCACATCGCGTTGCGTTCGGCACCGTCGCGGTCCAGGTCGCCATGCTCCTCTCCGTTGCAGGAGGCATAGGCGATCCGCAGGCCGCCGCCAAAACCGCCTGCCAGCGCATAGCGCATGCCGTTCCACTGATAGGCAGAGGGCTGGTCGGCAGGCAGGCTGAACCGCGCCCTGAGCACCGTGCACGCGCTGTAGTCCGCCAGCGGCTCGGGCTGCGCCGCGCCATCGTCCAGCAGCAGCGGCGGCAGGGTGGCGCCTTTCGGGGCAATGAACAGGGCCGCCAGAAACATCCGGCCATCACGCAGATCATCGAGGATCAGGATGGGGCCGGTGATTGCGTTTACGGCGGGTCCGCCGGCGGGGCCTGTTGTCCGGGTTCTGCTGCTCATACCGTCCCAGCACCTAGGTGCGCCTTGCACAGCATTCAACCGCCGGGCGCATTGAGCCGGGTCATGGCCCGCGACTGCGGCAGAATTGCCAGTGGCCCTTCCGCGGCCGCCGTGGTCTGAGTGGCCGCGCGTGATTTCCCTGCCGCCTTCGGTCCGGCCGCGGCGGCTGAATTTTTTAAGGAGTTTCGATATGCAATGGAGCCTTCTTGCCGCTGCGGTGCTGGCCGCCCTATGGATGCTGGTGCATGCATTTGCGGGCGGGCGCGAATGCGCCCGGCCGCTGGCGCAGGACCGGCAGCTGCCCGACGCAGCGCGCGAAACAATGCTGCTCTGCTGGCACATGGTCACCGGCTTTCTTGGCCTGATGGCCCTGTTCCTGTTCCTCGGCGCCCGCGGGGCAGCCGGGATGGCGCTGGCGGGGACGGCCATGGCGGCGGTGGCAGCGCTGGTGGGCCTGCTGCTGCCGCTGCTGCGCCGGGCAGGTTACCGCCTGCTGCCCCAGGGCTGGCTGTTCGTGCCGGTTGCCGGCTTGGGTGCCTGGGGTCTTTGGGGCGGCTGAGGACAGCAAAGGCGCCCTCCCGCCCGTCCGGCCAGCATTGTAAATGCCAGCCTGCCGGTTGGGCCCGGCGCCGGAGCAAGAGCTCCGGCGCGCATCCTGCCCGGCGGGCAGGATGCCAGGCCCAAGGCTGCCAAGGGGGGCGGCGCCAGCCGCTGCACCTGCAGGCGCGGGAGGGATGCTGTGCCACCGGCAAACCATCCCTTGACCGCGGTTAGAGGCTGTCGGGGCGGTCCGCCGGGTACGTTAAGGTGCCGGCTTCCGCCGCGTGGCCGGAAACCCGGACCACTAGGCTGCTGCCGGTCTGATCCAGCGTCACAAAGACTGTGCCCGGCCGCCCGATGGCGCGGCCCTGATGCCCGGCGTAGGTCTGCAGCGGCACATCCGGCAGCAGCCCTTGGGCCAGCAGATAGGCGTCGGCCGGGCCGTTGGCGTTACCCGTCACCGGGTCCTCTGCGATGCCAATGGCCGGAGCGAACATGCGGTCGTGGGTTTCCAGGCGTCCCTCCATCTGCACCGCGGCAAATAGAAAATAGCCGTTGCAGCCGATCCGCGTGCTCAAGGCTGCCAGCCAGGGCAAGTCGGGTTCCAGCCTGTCCACGCTCTCGCGGGGCTGTAGCGGCACCATCACCTTGGAGTGGCCGGTGGAGACCACCTGAACCGGCAGCCCCTGAGCCAGTTCCGCCTCACTGATCCCCAGCGCCGCCAGCAGCTCCCCGCGATCAGCGGCATCCAGAACGGGTTCGTCAACAACCGCGCCCTGGGTCATCTCCACCTGCAGGTCTGCGCCCCTGCCGGCAGCACCCCGGCCCCCGTCAGCACCCGCACGCGGTAGTCCGGCTGCCCCAGCATCCGTGCCCGCAGGAAATGAGCGGCAACGGTGGCGTGGCCGCAGATGGGCACCTCGGCGCTGGGGGTGAAATAGCGGACCTGCAAATCGTGGTCCTGGCCTGGCGCAGGCAGCACAAAGGCCGTCTCGGA
It encodes the following:
- the minD gene encoding septum site-determining protein MinD; translated protein: MGRVIVVTSGKGGVGKTTTSAAVGAELARRGHKTVVIDFDVGLRNLDMIMGCERRVVFDFINVIQGDAKLKQALIRDRRLENLAVLPTSQTRDKDALTKAGVEKVLDELRKEFDYIICDSPAGIERGAQMAMHFADEAIVVTNPEVSSVRDSDRVLGLLNSITDRAGKTGAEPVKAQVLITRHDKARVDSGEMMTVEDVLEVLAVPLLGIIPESKAVLRASNLGVPVVLDDPSAAAAAYEDAVGRLIGEQIEMRIAADPRRGLLQRLFRRAV
- a CDS encoding PhzF family phenazine biosynthesis isomerase; protein product: MLEAAGLSSSEMQAIAGFAGLSETAFVLPAPGQDHDLQVRYFTPSAEVPICGHATVAAHFLRARMLGQPDYRVRVLTGAGVLPAGAQTCRWR
- a CDS encoding alkaline phosphatase D family protein, translated to MSSRTRTTGPAGGPAVNAITGPILILDDLRDGRMFLAALFIAPKGATLPPLLLDDGAAQPEPLADYSACTVLRARFSLPADQPSAYQWNGMRYALAGGFGGGLRIAYASCNGEEHGDLDRDGAERNAMWARMGAEHAEQPFSLLLHGGDQVYADEVTHGHPLSEDWPDRLPRDPAPEELDDLRRHLREGFLQRYLAVYAAPEFAWIAARVPSLMQWDDHDICDGWGSLRRSRTYSLVGQTLFAAAREAALLFQHGCCDGDLPGRFADPAGSHLGWRIEAPGLRLLAPDLRSERSRRRVMARGGWRMMKAAAKQSFAGRSLILSSVPLLGPRLSLLELLMVLTPRMQKYEDDLRDQWQSRAHRASWRRMLRLVRDMAAQDGQQVTALSGEIHLATRGEMTLGGGKLLHQLVASGISHRAPPRAWARVLGMLSRLGDAPLPGHPIRIRRIPGQTGRYAAERNYLVLERNGESWSAAWELETSGRSAPLAL
- the minC gene encoding septum site-determining protein MinC, producing the protein MSVPHQDIKPRGRAPAASVKPFQIRGRYFTAVALRPEDGPLDQAFYAALDAQLRWSPHFFDGAPLILDLAQAPGLSRPAEIRALADSLRSRDLAVFGVQNATPAQAAAAEDAGLITLASGKDAPLNTGPGTRREIPKKLRPPQNVVITRPVRSGQTVVAEGGDLVVVGPVSSGAELIARGNIHVYGLLRGRAMAGAEGDESARIFCQRLDAELLAVAGLYRTNENLEPELLNRAAQVFLRDGRLCVEAL
- a CDS encoding PhzF family phenazine biosynthesis isomerase, with amino-acid sequence MTQGAVVDEPVLDAADRGELLAALGISEAELAQGLPVQVVSTGHSKVMVPLQPRESVDRLEPDLPWLAALSTRIGCNGYFLFAAVQMEGRLETHDRMFAPAIGIAEDPVTGNANGPADAYLLAQGLLPDVPLQTYAGHQGRAIGRPGTVFVTLDQTGSSLVVRVSGHAAEAGTLTYPADRPDSL